A genomic region of Limimonas halophila contains the following coding sequences:
- a CDS encoding aldehyde dehydrogenase family protein has translation MKSEITCVSPIDGEVYASRTPATPEAVDAALDRARAAQKAWRRVPLERRCAVLAEAVDRFVAEREQVGEEITRQMGRPIAASPKEADIMAERARYMLQIAPQTLADADVSHAPGARQVIRREPVGVALVVVPWNYPYMTAVNSVWPALAAGNAVLHKPAAQTPLSAERFQRVLREAGVPEGLFQPLHMDRATTSRTIADRRVDFVAFTGSVGGGEAVQNAADGNFPGMGLELGGKDPGYVRADADIAKAVDDTVDGAFFNSGQSCCGLERLYVHADVYDDFVARFVEEVRSFRLGNPLDPNTSLGPMVRAGAADFVRGQIDAAVTAGATAHIDPADFPAAQAGTPYLAPQVLTDVDHGMDVMTEESFGPVVGIMKVRDDNEAVELMNDSKFGLTAAIWTRDTDAAERLGDRLETGTVYANKCDYLDPALAWVGVKQTGKGCTLSRFGYDQLTRPKSFNLHTA, from the coding sequence ATGAAATCGGAGATCACCTGCGTCTCCCCGATCGACGGGGAGGTGTACGCAAGCCGCACGCCGGCCACGCCGGAAGCGGTCGACGCCGCGCTCGACCGCGCCCGCGCGGCGCAGAAAGCGTGGCGGCGCGTGCCGCTGGAGCGGCGCTGTGCGGTGCTCGCGGAAGCCGTCGACCGCTTCGTCGCCGAGCGCGAGCAGGTCGGCGAGGAGATCACCCGCCAGATGGGCCGGCCCATCGCCGCCTCGCCGAAGGAGGCGGACATCATGGCCGAGCGCGCCCGCTACATGCTCCAGATCGCGCCGCAGACGCTGGCCGACGCCGACGTCAGCCACGCGCCCGGCGCCAGGCAGGTCATCCGCCGCGAACCCGTGGGCGTGGCGCTGGTCGTGGTGCCTTGGAACTACCCCTACATGACGGCGGTGAACAGCGTCTGGCCGGCGCTGGCGGCGGGCAACGCCGTGCTGCACAAGCCGGCGGCGCAGACGCCGCTCTCCGCCGAGCGCTTCCAGCGCGTCCTGCGCGAAGCCGGCGTGCCGGAAGGGCTGTTCCAGCCCCTGCACATGGACCGCGCCACCACCAGCCGCACGATCGCGGACCGGCGCGTGGACTTCGTCGCCTTCACCGGCTCGGTCGGCGGCGGCGAGGCCGTGCAGAACGCCGCGGACGGCAACTTCCCCGGCATGGGCCTGGAGCTGGGCGGCAAGGACCCGGGCTACGTGCGCGCCGACGCCGACATCGCCAAGGCCGTGGACGACACCGTGGACGGCGCCTTCTTCAACAGCGGGCAGTCCTGCTGCGGCCTGGAGCGGCTCTACGTTCACGCCGACGTCTACGACGACTTCGTCGCCCGCTTCGTCGAGGAAGTGCGCAGCTTCCGGCTGGGCAACCCGCTCGACCCCAACACCTCCCTCGGCCCCATGGTGCGCGCGGGCGCGGCGGACTTCGTGCGCGGCCAGATCGACGCCGCCGTGACGGCGGGCGCGACCGCCCACATCGACCCCGCCGATTTCCCGGCGGCGCAGGCGGGCACGCCCTACCTCGCGCCGCAGGTGCTCACCGACGTCGATCACGGCATGGACGTGATGACGGAGGAGTCCTTCGGCCCGGTCGTGGGGATCATGAAGGTCCGCGACGACAACGAGGCGGTGGAGCTGATGAACGACAGCAAATTCGGCCTCACCGCCGCGATCTGGACGCGCGACACCGACGCCGCCGAGCGCCTGGGCGACCGGCTGGAGACGGGCACCGTCTACGCCAACAAGTGCGACTACCTGGACCCGGCGCTGGCCTGGGTGGGCGTCAAGCAGACCGGCAAGGGCTGCACGCTGTCCCGCTTCGGCTACGACCAGCTGACGCGGCCCAAGTCGTTCAACCTGCACACCGCCTAG
- a CDS encoding type 1 glutamine amidotransferase: MTREKAHILVVDAYAKEGRDDLVAGGAHAAGDLYAQMLERLGRGRVACEIHYPAENGLNLPHGRALTDYDGVAWTGSSLTIYHDDDRVTPQIELSRQAYAAGVPQFGSCWAVHVAVMAAGGRVAAHPEGREMGVARKLALTEAGQGHPMFVGKPAVFDGFISHDDEVTHLPANAVCLTRGRYCAIQAVSVRQGPGTFWAVQYHPEYDLMEMARLMYCRIGKLVRRGFFADEAAALAHIDKLERLHAHPGRTDLAWQLGIDADLLDPDVRELEVKAWLDHKIL; encoded by the coding sequence ATGACCCGCGAGAAAGCCCACATCCTCGTCGTCGACGCCTACGCCAAGGAAGGCCGCGACGATCTCGTCGCCGGAGGCGCGCACGCGGCCGGCGACCTCTACGCCCAGATGCTGGAGCGCCTGGGCCGCGGCCGGGTGGCCTGCGAGATCCACTACCCGGCGGAGAACGGCCTGAACCTGCCCCACGGCCGGGCGCTGACGGACTACGACGGCGTCGCCTGGACCGGCTCCAGCCTCACCATCTACCACGACGACGACCGCGTGACGCCGCAGATCGAGCTGTCGCGGCAGGCGTACGCGGCCGGCGTGCCGCAGTTCGGCAGCTGCTGGGCCGTCCACGTCGCCGTCATGGCCGCCGGCGGGCGCGTCGCCGCCCATCCCGAGGGCCGCGAAATGGGCGTGGCGCGCAAGCTCGCGCTCACCGAGGCCGGTCAGGGCCATCCCATGTTCGTCGGCAAGCCGGCGGTGTTCGACGGCTTCATCAGCCACGACGACGAGGTCACCCACTTGCCGGCCAACGCGGTCTGCCTGACGCGCGGGCGCTACTGCGCCATCCAGGCCGTCTCGGTGCGCCAGGGGCCGGGCACCTTCTGGGCGGTGCAGTACCACCCGGAATACGACCTCATGGAGATGGCGCGGCTGATGTACTGCCGCATCGGCAAGCTCGTCCGGCGCGGCTTTTTCGCCGACGAGGCGGCCGCGCTCGCGCACATCGACAAGCTGGAGCGCCTGCACGCGCACCCTGGCCGCACGGACCTGGCGTGGCAGCTCGGCATCGACGCCGACCTGCTGGACCCCGACGTGCGCGAGCTCGAGGTCAAGGCCTGGCTCGACCACAAGATTCTTTAG
- a CDS encoding entericidin A/B family lipoprotein, whose protein sequence is MRSKPLIVLTIVAAPAGAVSACNTSEGLGQDVENTGEALEEEAED, encoded by the coding sequence ATGCGATCGAAGCCGCTGATCGTTCTTACGATCGTCGCCGCGCCGGCCGGCGCCGTGAGCGCGTGCAACACGTCCGAGGGGCTCGGTCAGGATGTCGAAAACACGGGCGAGGCGCTCGAGGAAGAAGCCGAGGATTGA
- a CDS encoding iron-containing alcohol dehydrogenase yields MSELTATWSFPTTIRFGPGRRRELPEACRTAGMTNPLVITDAGLADHAIVRDTLDTLRGSGLGADIFADVKGNPTSENVDAGVRALRAGGHDGVVAIGGGSAMDAGKAIAFMTAQTLGMETFEDIGDNWKQATREGILPSVAIPTTAGTGSEVGRASVIHVAAVDRKVVVFHPEILPKQVIADPELTTGLPPWVTAATGMDALAHCLEAFCAPTFHPMAEGIAVEGARRIHRSLVRAHTDGQDIQARADMLAAAMMGCVAFQRGLGAIHAISHPVGSLYDTHHGLTNAVVMPYVLAFNREAVRDRLARLAGYLELPEASAQAVEQWIMELRRTLDVPATLGDLGVDTGRLDEMAALGVADPTAGGNPTPLTQAGLRSLLEHAVTGRMPA; encoded by the coding sequence ATGAGCGAGCTGACCGCGACCTGGAGCTTCCCCACCACCATCCGCTTCGGCCCCGGCCGCCGGCGGGAGCTGCCCGAGGCCTGCCGCACCGCCGGCATGACCAATCCCCTGGTGATCACGGACGCCGGCCTGGCCGACCACGCCATCGTCCGCGACACCCTGGACACCCTGCGCGGCAGCGGCCTGGGCGCCGACATCTTCGCCGACGTGAAGGGCAACCCCACGAGCGAGAACGTCGACGCCGGGGTGCGGGCCCTGCGCGCCGGCGGCCACGACGGCGTGGTCGCCATCGGCGGCGGCAGCGCCATGGACGCCGGCAAGGCCATCGCCTTCATGACTGCGCAGACGCTGGGGATGGAAACCTTCGAGGACATCGGCGACAACTGGAAACAAGCGACGCGCGAGGGCATCCTGCCCTCGGTGGCCATCCCCACGACCGCTGGCACCGGCTCGGAAGTGGGCCGCGCCTCGGTCATCCACGTCGCCGCCGTGGACCGGAAGGTCGTCGTCTTCCACCCCGAGATCCTGCCCAAGCAGGTGATCGCGGATCCCGAGCTGACCACCGGCCTGCCGCCGTGGGTGACGGCCGCCACGGGCATGGACGCCCTCGCGCACTGCCTGGAAGCCTTCTGCGCCCCGACCTTTCACCCCATGGCCGAGGGCATCGCCGTCGAGGGCGCGCGGCGCATCCACCGCTCGCTGGTGCGCGCCCACACCGACGGCCAGGACATCCAGGCCCGCGCCGACATGCTGGCGGCCGCGATGATGGGCTGCGTCGCCTTCCAGCGCGGACTGGGGGCGATCCACGCCATCAGCCACCCCGTGGGCTCGCTGTACGACACCCACCACGGCCTGACGAACGCGGTCGTGATGCCCTACGTGCTCGCCTTCAACCGCGAGGCCGTGCGCGACCGCCTGGCCCGCCTCGCCGGCTACCTGGAACTGCCCGAAGCCTCCGCCCAGGCCGTCGAGCAGTGGATCATGGAGCTGCGGCGCACGCTCGACGTGCCCGCGACGCTGGGCGATCTCGGTGTCGACACCGGGCGCCTGGACGAGATGGCGGCGCTCGGCGTTGCCGACCCGACGGCGGGCGGCAACCCCACGCCGCTGACGCAGGCGGGCCTGCGCTCCCTGCTGGAGCATGCGGTCACCGGCCGCATGCCCGCCTGA
- a CDS encoding phosphotransferase: MSEGAHAAAQRVRDLPIWSGNVEPEALSGGITNLNYRVRDASGAYFVRVGDDIPIHLIQRRQEHAATRAAHAAGLAPEVVHTGDGILVLRFVEGRTLDEADVRDPRTLRRLVPALRRCHHEIPKHLRGPALMFWVFHAIRHYAGELQDRASPYTDRLPELLDKARELENAIGRIEVVFGHNDLLPANFIDDGERIWLIDYDYAGFNSPLFDLGGLASNAEMPAELEDDLLTQYYGEQPDTQLKRRFNAMKCASLLRESMWSMTSELISELDFDFAAYTQENLDRLERAWDVYART; this comes from the coding sequence ATGTCCGAGGGTGCCCACGCGGCCGCGCAGCGCGTGCGCGACCTGCCGATCTGGTCCGGCAACGTCGAGCCGGAAGCGCTCAGCGGCGGCATCACCAACCTGAATTACCGGGTGCGCGACGCCAGCGGGGCGTACTTCGTCCGCGTCGGCGACGACATCCCCATCCACCTCATCCAGCGCAGGCAGGAACACGCGGCCACGCGCGCCGCCCACGCGGCGGGCCTGGCGCCGGAGGTGGTGCACACCGGGGACGGCATCCTGGTCCTGCGCTTCGTCGAGGGCCGCACGCTCGACGAAGCCGACGTGCGCGATCCCAGGACCCTGCGCCGCCTCGTCCCGGCGCTGCGGCGCTGCCACCACGAGATCCCGAAGCACCTTCGCGGCCCCGCGCTGATGTTCTGGGTGTTCCACGCCATCCGGCACTACGCCGGGGAGTTGCAGGACCGCGCCAGCCCCTACACCGACCGCCTGCCCGAGCTGCTGGACAAGGCGCGCGAGCTGGAAAACGCGATCGGCCGCATCGAGGTGGTCTTCGGCCACAACGACCTGCTGCCCGCCAACTTCATCGACGACGGCGAGCGCATCTGGCTGATCGACTACGACTACGCCGGCTTCAATTCGCCGCTCTTCGACCTGGGCGGCCTCGCCTCCAACGCCGAGATGCCGGCCGAGCTCGAGGACGACCTGCTCACGCAGTACTACGGCGAGCAGCCCGACACACAGCTCAAGCGCCGCTTCAACGCCATGAAGTGCGCCTCTCTGCTCCGCGAGAGCATGTGGAGCATGACCTCCGAGCTGATTTCCGAGCTCGATTTCGATTTCGCGGCCTACACGCAGGAAAACCTCGATCGCCTGGAACGCGCCTGGGACGTCTACGCGCGCACCTGA
- a CDS encoding YrhK family protein: MAWRTADVIAFACALAARLAERAGWRAFCTFLREYEWIHRGTGILGHLCFFVGSVFFLWESLKLAGVWLFIVGAGGMLVDRVGSLIVHFERLHERGEPLV; encoded by the coding sequence ATGGCATGGCGCACGGCCGACGTGATTGCGTTCGCATGCGCGCTGGCGGCGCGTCTGGCGGAACGCGCCGGGTGGCGGGCCTTCTGCACGTTCCTGCGGGAATACGAATGGATTCACCGCGGGACCGGCATTCTGGGCCACCTCTGCTTTTTCGTGGGCTCGGTCTTCTTTCTGTGGGAGAGCCTGAAACTGGCCGGGGTGTGGCTCTTCATCGTCGGCGCGGGCGGCATGCTCGTCGACCGCGTGGGCTCGCTGATCGTGCACTTCGAGCGCCTGCATGAGCGCGGCGAGCCGCTCGTGTGA
- a CDS encoding GcvT family protein codes for MSTLPDQARTVIIGGGIVGCSTAYHLAKEGETDVVVLERGKLTCGSTFHAAGLVGQLRSNANITRLLKYSVELYERLEAETGLNSGWSRVGGLRLACNRERLTELKRGVTTARSFGVEVQMLSAAEAQKLWPMMATDGVMGAAFFPNDGHAQPSDLTQALAKGARQQGARILEDTPVKQIHTDGAGHVTGVETEHGTIRCERLVLCTGQWTREIGRGIGIDVPLHPMQHQYMVTEAVEGIERGIPTLRDPDGLVYFKEEVGGLVMGGYERSPLPWATDGIPPNFQFSLLDPDYEQFEPLIESGMERVPALQNAGVRQLINGPESFTPDGNFILGPAPEMHNVYVGAGFNAYGIAAGGGAGWALAAWIAGGEQPMDLGPVDIRRFGPPHRSEPWLRRRTVEETGKHYTISWPGEEHESARPARVSPVYERLRDAGACFGEKMGWERANWFATDGEAAEDRYTFGWPNWADAVAREHTACREGVALFDQSSFSKFVVSGPDAADAMAWICANKVAKGPGAVTYTQMLNPRGGIECDLTVSQIADDRFYVVTGTGAITHDFDWIKRSIPAGWDARIDDVTSAYGVLSLMGPSARDVLQQVTDDPVDGESFPFSTWRTLQIGGARVCALRVTYVGELGWELHIPMENVLPVFDALQAAGEPHGLTLAGYRAIESMRLEKGFRAWGSDVTPDETPLEAGLRFAVKLKSNTDFQGRAAIERQQREGIRKRFAIFTVDDPSVVLHGRETIYRDGEPVGYLTSAGYGHTIGAPIGFGYVHNDAGVDLEYLRAGTYELEVAMDRVPCTLHTRPLYDPEFARVKS; via the coding sequence ATGAGCACGCTTCCCGACCAGGCCCGCACGGTCATCATCGGCGGCGGCATCGTCGGCTGCAGCACGGCCTATCACCTGGCCAAGGAAGGCGAGACGGACGTCGTCGTGCTGGAGCGCGGCAAGCTGACCTGTGGCAGCACCTTCCACGCCGCCGGGCTCGTGGGCCAACTGCGCTCCAACGCCAACATCACGCGCCTGCTTAAATACAGCGTCGAGCTGTACGAGCGCCTGGAAGCCGAAACCGGCCTCAATTCCGGCTGGAGCCGCGTGGGCGGGCTGCGCCTGGCGTGCAACCGCGAGCGCCTGACCGAGCTCAAACGCGGCGTCACCACGGCGCGCAGCTTCGGCGTCGAGGTGCAGATGCTCTCGGCGGCGGAGGCGCAGAAGCTGTGGCCCATGATGGCCACGGACGGCGTCATGGGCGCGGCCTTCTTCCCGAACGATGGGCACGCCCAGCCCTCCGACCTGACGCAGGCGCTGGCCAAGGGCGCGCGCCAGCAGGGCGCGCGCATCCTCGAGGACACGCCGGTTAAGCAGATTCACACCGACGGCGCGGGCCACGTGACCGGCGTGGAAACCGAGCACGGCACGATCCGCTGCGAGCGCCTGGTGCTGTGCACCGGCCAGTGGACGCGCGAGATCGGCCGCGGCATCGGCATCGACGTGCCGCTGCACCCCATGCAGCACCAGTACATGGTCACCGAGGCCGTCGAGGGCATCGAGCGCGGCATCCCCACGCTGCGCGACCCCGACGGGCTGGTCTACTTCAAGGAGGAAGTCGGCGGCCTGGTCATGGGCGGCTACGAACGTTCGCCCCTGCCCTGGGCCACCGACGGCATCCCGCCGAACTTCCAGTTCTCCCTGCTCGACCCCGACTACGAGCAGTTCGAGCCGCTCATCGAAAGCGGCATGGAACGGGTGCCCGCGCTGCAGAACGCGGGCGTGCGCCAACTCATCAACGGGCCGGAATCCTTCACGCCGGACGGCAACTTCATCCTCGGCCCCGCGCCGGAGATGCACAACGTCTACGTCGGTGCCGGCTTCAACGCCTACGGCATCGCCGCCGGCGGCGGCGCGGGCTGGGCGCTGGCGGCCTGGATCGCGGGCGGCGAGCAGCCCATGGACCTCGGCCCCGTGGACATCCGGCGCTTCGGGCCGCCGCACCGCTCCGAGCCCTGGCTGCGCCGGCGCACGGTCGAGGAGACGGGCAAGCACTACACCATTTCCTGGCCCGGCGAGGAGCACGAGTCCGCGCGGCCCGCGCGCGTCTCCCCCGTCTACGAGCGCCTGCGCGACGCCGGCGCTTGCTTCGGCGAGAAGATGGGCTGGGAGCGCGCCAACTGGTTCGCCACCGACGGCGAGGCGGCCGAGGACCGCTACACCTTCGGCTGGCCCAACTGGGCCGACGCCGTGGCGCGCGAGCACACGGCCTGCCGCGAGGGCGTGGCGCTGTTCGACCAGTCCTCCTTTTCCAAGTTCGTCGTCTCCGGCCCGGACGCGGCGGACGCGATGGCCTGGATCTGCGCCAACAAGGTCGCCAAGGGGCCGGGCGCGGTCACCTACACCCAGATGCTCAACCCGCGCGGCGGCATCGAGTGCGACCTCACGGTGTCCCAGATCGCGGACGACCGCTTCTACGTCGTCACGGGCACGGGCGCGATCACGCACGACTTCGACTGGATCAAGCGTTCCATCCCGGCGGGCTGGGACGCGCGCATCGACGACGTGACCTCCGCCTACGGCGTGCTTTCCCTCATGGGGCCGTCGGCGCGCGACGTCCTGCAACAGGTCACCGACGATCCCGTGGACGGTGAGAGCTTCCCCTTCAGCACCTGGCGCACGCTGCAGATCGGCGGCGCGCGGGTGTGCGCCCTGCGCGTCACCTACGTCGGGGAGCTGGGCTGGGAGCTGCACATCCCCATGGAGAACGTCCTTCCGGTTTTCGATGCGCTCCAGGCCGCGGGCGAGCCCCACGGCCTGACGCTCGCCGGCTACCGCGCCATCGAGAGCATGCGCCTGGAAAAGGGCTTCCGCGCCTGGGGCAGCGACGTCACGCCCGACGAAACGCCGCTGGAAGCGGGCCTGCGCTTCGCCGTGAAGCTGAAAAGCAACACCGACTTCCAGGGCCGCGCGGCCATCGAGCGCCAGCAGCGGGAGGGCATCCGCAAGCGCTTCGCCATCTTCACCGTCGACGACCCCTCGGTGGTGCTGCACGGGCGCGAGACGATCTACCGCGACGGCGAGCCCGTCGGCTACCTCACCAGCGCGGGCTACGGCCACACGATCGGCGCCCCCATCGGCTTCGGCTACGTCCACAACGACGCGGGCGTCGACCTCGAATACCTGCGCGCCGGCACCTACGAGCTGGAAGTCGCCATGGACCGCGTGCCCTGCACGCTCCACACGCGCCCGCTCTATGACCCCGAGTTCGCCCGCGTGAAATCGTGA
- a CDS encoding RNA polymerase sigma factor: MPLNKDMLVPEIPHLRRYALSLTRDPAQADDLVQDCLARAIEKRALFRTGTNLRAWMFAMLRNLFRNSVRSSQRKEAVVDDDAATLRWCHAPQDGYTEMCEVARALDTLSAPHREILTLVVVEGWSYEEAGARLNVPVGTVRSRIARARGELTQRLKTYGAHEAAASGQVAMPRGPG; this comes from the coding sequence ATGCCTTTGAACAAGGATATGTTGGTTCCCGAAATCCCTCACCTCCGGCGTTACGCCCTCTCGCTCACCCGCGACCCGGCGCAGGCGGACGATCTGGTTCAGGATTGCCTGGCCCGGGCCATCGAAAAGCGCGCGCTCTTCCGCACCGGTACCAACCTGCGCGCCTGGATGTTCGCCATGCTGCGCAACCTCTTCCGCAATTCGGTGCGCAGCAGCCAGCGCAAAGAGGCGGTGGTGGACGACGACGCCGCGACCCTGCGCTGGTGCCATGCCCCGCAGGACGGCTACACCGAGATGTGCGAGGTCGCTCGCGCCCTCGACACCCTGTCCGCGCCGCATCGCGAGATCCTCACCCTCGTCGTCGTCGAGGGCTGGTCCTACGAAGAAGCCGGCGCCCGCCTGAACGTGCCGGTGGGGACCGTGCGCTCGCGCATCGCCCGGGCGCGCGGCGAGCTGACTCAGCGCCTGAAGACCTACGGGGCGCACGAGGCCGCCGCCAGCGGGCAGGTGGCGATGCCGCGCGGACCCGGCTGA
- a CDS encoding HAD family hydrolase, with amino-acid sequence MLTTLTFDLWDTLVTDDSDEPKRAARGLGSKRDTRRQLVHDALAAEGWTVERGEIDRAYDVADAAFQHCWKGYSVTWPLDERLRVLLRGMGASLAPAAFDRLLHETARMEVEIPPDPLPGVHAALDELAAHYKLAIASDAIFTPGAQLREMLARHGLDRYFSTFAFSDEIGRSKPHAAMFDHIAEATGSDFPGMLHVGDRQHNDVAGPQQLGMKAVLFVGARSKDRPGTTADAICENLSELPGIVRALDAAPVTE; translated from the coding sequence ATGCTCACGACCCTGACCTTCGACCTCTGGGACACCCTGGTCACCGACGATTCCGACGAGCCCAAGCGCGCCGCGCGCGGGCTGGGCTCCAAGCGCGACACGCGGCGGCAACTGGTGCACGACGCCCTGGCCGCCGAGGGCTGGACGGTCGAGCGCGGCGAGATCGACCGCGCCTACGACGTCGCCGACGCCGCGTTCCAGCACTGCTGGAAGGGCTATTCCGTCACCTGGCCGCTGGACGAGCGCCTGCGCGTGCTCCTGCGCGGGATGGGCGCCTCGCTCGCCCCGGCGGCCTTCGACCGCCTGCTGCACGAAACGGCACGCATGGAGGTGGAAATCCCGCCGGACCCGCTGCCCGGCGTGCACGCCGCGCTGGACGAGCTGGCGGCGCACTACAAGCTGGCGATCGCCTCCGACGCCATCTTCACGCCCGGCGCGCAGCTTCGCGAGATGCTGGCCCGGCACGGGCTGGACCGCTACTTCAGCACCTTCGCCTTCTCGGACGAGATCGGCCGCTCCAAGCCGCACGCCGCGATGTTCGACCACATCGCCGAGGCCACGGGCAGCGACTTCCCCGGCATGCTCCACGTCGGCGACCGCCAGCACAACGACGTTGCGGGGCCGCAGCAGCTGGGCATGAAGGCGGTGCTCTTCGTCGGCGCGCGCAGCAAGGACCGCCCGGGCACCACCGCCGACGCCATCTGCGAAAACCTGAGCGAGCTGCCCGGCATCGTGCGCGCTCTGGATGCCGCCCCGGTGACGGAGTGA
- a CDS encoding iron-containing alcohol dehydrogenase: MTATFMHPRILQLGGGAIDTIGDTLAKTGVRHPLIVTDPEMARLPAFERLTGALDAAGVSYGTFTGVVPDPTTTAVDAGVAAYRDGGHDGMIGFGGGSSLDTAKAIGILLGGGGQMRDWKVPAAPDVEVPPLIAVPTTAGTGSEVTKVTVITDVETDEKMLIMGLSAVPAAAIVDYTLTLGKPFRLTADTGLDSLTHGIEAYVSRKANPHTDTFALSAMRVISANIRRACFHGDDHDAREAMMLGAMHGGMAFANASVCLVHGMSRPIGAFFHVPHGMSNAMLLPEITAFSVEAAPERYATCARTMGVTAPDSDDATACDDLIAALRQLNRDLEVPTPKSYGIDPERYQAVKETMAEQALASGSPGNNPRQPSKAEIMDLYDRVWA, from the coding sequence ATGACCGCGACCTTCATGCACCCGCGCATCCTGCAGCTCGGCGGCGGCGCCATCGACACGATCGGCGACACCCTGGCGAAGACGGGCGTGCGCCATCCGTTGATCGTCACCGATCCGGAAATGGCCCGCCTCCCCGCTTTCGAACGGCTGACGGGCGCGCTGGACGCCGCCGGGGTCAGCTACGGGACCTTCACCGGCGTCGTGCCCGACCCCACCACGACGGCCGTGGACGCGGGCGTCGCCGCCTACCGCGACGGCGGCCACGACGGCATGATCGGCTTCGGCGGCGGCAGCTCGCTCGATACCGCCAAGGCCATCGGGATCCTGCTGGGCGGCGGCGGCCAGATGCGCGACTGGAAGGTGCCGGCCGCGCCCGACGTCGAGGTTCCGCCCTTGATCGCCGTGCCGACCACCGCCGGCACGGGCTCGGAAGTCACCAAGGTCACGGTGATCACCGACGTCGAGACCGACGAAAAAATGCTCATCATGGGCCTGAGCGCGGTGCCCGCGGCGGCGATCGTCGACTACACCCTGACGCTCGGGAAGCCCTTCCGCCTCACCGCCGACACCGGGCTGGACAGCCTGACCCACGGCATCGAGGCCTACGTCAGCCGCAAGGCCAACCCGCACACAGACACCTTCGCGCTCAGCGCCATGCGGGTGATTTCCGCCAACATCCGCCGCGCCTGCTTCCACGGCGACGACCACGATGCGCGCGAGGCCATGATGCTGGGCGCGATGCACGGCGGCATGGCGTTCGCCAACGCCTCGGTCTGCCTCGTCCACGGCATGAGCCGGCCCATCGGGGCGTTCTTCCACGTCCCGCACGGCATGTCGAACGCCATGCTGCTGCCGGAGATCACGGCGTTTTCCGTGGAGGCCGCGCCCGAACGCTACGCCACCTGCGCCCGCACGATGGGCGTTACCGCGCCCGACAGCGACGACGCCACGGCCTGCGACGACCTGATCGCGGCGCTGCGCCAGCTCAACCGCGACCTGGAGGTGCCCACGCCCAAGAGCTACGGCATCGACCCCGAGCGCTACCAGGCCGTGAAGGAGACGATGGCGGAGCAGGCGCTCGCCAGCGGCAGTCCCGGCAACAATCCGCGCCAGCCCAGCAAAGCCGAAATCATGGACCTCTACGACCGCGTTTGGGCCTGA
- a CDS encoding YqaE/Pmp3 family membrane protein: MPDGVLVLHGNACRESIAMDLIRIILAILLPPVGVFLQVGIGPHFWLNILLTILGYIPGIVHAVWVIASR; this comes from the coding sequence ATGCCCGACGGTGTGTTGGTGCTTCACGGGAACGCGTGTCGGGAAAGCATCGCCATGGACCTCATCCGCATCATTCTCGCCATCCTGCTGCCACCGGTCGGGGTGTTCCTCCAGGTCGGCATCGGCCCGCACTTCTGGCTGAACATCCTGCTCACGATCCTGGGCTACATTCCCGGCATTGTGCATGCCGTCTGGGTGATCGCCAGCCGCTGA